A single Amphiprion ocellaris isolate individual 3 ecotype Okinawa chromosome 1, ASM2253959v1, whole genome shotgun sequence DNA region contains:
- the LOC111581020 gene encoding troponin T, fast skeletal muscle isoforms-like isoform X4 has product MSDVEDLDQVEAQEEVVEVEVAPEAEAQVEAEPEVEPEPEPEPEPQVVQRVVHEEEEEKPKFKPSAPKIPDGEKVDFDDIQKKRQNKDLIELQSLIDAHFECRKKEEEELIALKDRIEKRRAERAEQQRIRSEKDKERQARREAERQRKEEADAQRKADDDAKKKIALSNMGSGYSSHLQRIDQKRGKKQTEREKKKKILTERCKPLNIDNFSEDKLREKAKELWEWLHSLEAIKYDHGEKLKRQRYEVISLRNRIDELQKHSKKGAASRRRK; this is encoded by the exons ATGTCTGACGTCGAGGACTT GGATCAGGTCGAGG CCCAGGAGGAGGTAGTAGAAGTAGAAGTAGCCCCTGAGGCGGAGGCCCAGGTAGAAGCAGAGCCAGAGGTAGAgcctgaaccagaaccagaaccagagccaCAGGTGGTGCAGCGGGTGGTTCATGAGGAGGAAG AAGAGAAGCCAAAGTTCAA ACCCTCTGCTCCGAAGATCCCTGATGGCGAGAAAGTGGACTTCGAT GACATCCAGAAGAAACGTCAAAACAAAGATCTGATTGAGCTGCAGTCGCTGATCGATGCTCACTTTGAGTgcaggaagaaggaggaggaggaactcATCGCTCTCAAAGACAGAATT GAGAAGCGCCGCGCCGAGCGAGCTGAGCAGCAGAGGATTCGTTCTGAGAAGGATAAAGAGCGACAGGCCAGGAGAGAG GCTGAGCGGCAGAGAAAGGAAGAGGCCGACGCCCAGAGGAAGGCCGACGATGACGCCAAGAAGAAGATTGCACTGAGCAACATGGGATCGGGCTACAGCAGCCACCTGCAGAGG ATTGACCAGAAGAGAGGCAAGAAGCAgactgaaagagaaaagaagaagaagattctGACAGAGAGATGCAAACCCTTGAACATCGACAACTTCAGCGAGGACAAGCTGAG GGAAAAGGCAAAAGAGCTGTGGGAGTGGCTGCACAGCCTGGAGGCTATCAAATACGACCACGGTGAGAAGCTCAAGAGACAGCGATATGAG
- the LOC111581020 gene encoding troponin T, fast skeletal muscle isoforms-like isoform X1 encodes MSDVEDLDQVEAQEEVVEVEVAPEAEAQVEAEPEVEPEPEPEPEPQVVQRVVHEEEEAYEEEEGDQDEEKPKFKPSAPKIPDGEKVDFDDIQKKRQNKDLIELQSLIDAHFECRKKEEEELIALKDRIEKRRAERAEQQRIRSEKDKERQARREAERQRKEEADAQRKADDDAKKKIALSNMGSGYSSHLQRIDQKRGKKQTEREKKKKILTERCKPLNIDNFSEDKLREKAKELWEWLHSLEAIKYDHGEKLKRQRYEVISLRNRIDELQKHSKKGAASRRRK; translated from the exons ATGTCTGACGTCGAGGACTT GGATCAGGTCGAGG CCCAGGAGGAGGTAGTAGAAGTAGAAGTAGCCCCTGAGGCGGAGGCCCAGGTAGAAGCAGAGCCAGAGGTAGAgcctgaaccagaaccagaaccagagccaCAGGTGGTGCAGCGGGTGGTTCATGAGGAGGAAG AGGCCTATGAAGAGGAAG AGGGAGATCAAGATG AAGAGAAGCCAAAGTTCAA ACCCTCTGCTCCGAAGATCCCTGATGGCGAGAAAGTGGACTTCGAT GACATCCAGAAGAAACGTCAAAACAAAGATCTGATTGAGCTGCAGTCGCTGATCGATGCTCACTTTGAGTgcaggaagaaggaggaggaggaactcATCGCTCTCAAAGACAGAATT GAGAAGCGCCGCGCCGAGCGAGCTGAGCAGCAGAGGATTCGTTCTGAGAAGGATAAAGAGCGACAGGCCAGGAGAGAG GCTGAGCGGCAGAGAAAGGAAGAGGCCGACGCCCAGAGGAAGGCCGACGATGACGCCAAGAAGAAGATTGCACTGAGCAACATGGGATCGGGCTACAGCAGCCACCTGCAGAGG ATTGACCAGAAGAGAGGCAAGAAGCAgactgaaagagaaaagaagaagaagattctGACAGAGAGATGCAAACCCTTGAACATCGACAACTTCAGCGAGGACAAGCTGAG GGAAAAGGCAAAAGAGCTGTGGGAGTGGCTGCACAGCCTGGAGGCTATCAAATACGACCACGGTGAGAAGCTCAAGAGACAGCGATATGAG
- the LOC111581020 gene encoding troponin T, fast skeletal muscle isoforms-like isoform X3: MSDVEDLDQVEAQEEVVEVEVAPEAEAQVEAEPEVEPEPEPEPEPQVVQRVVHEEEEGDQDEEKPKFKPSAPKIPDGEKVDFDDIQKKRQNKDLIELQSLIDAHFECRKKEEEELIALKDRIEKRRAERAEQQRIRSEKDKERQARREAERQRKEEADAQRKADDDAKKKIALSNMGSGYSSHLQRIDQKRGKKQTEREKKKKILTERCKPLNIDNFSEDKLREKAKELWEWLHSLEAIKYDHGEKLKRQRYEVISLRNRIDELQKHSKKGAASRRRK; the protein is encoded by the exons ATGTCTGACGTCGAGGACTT GGATCAGGTCGAGG CCCAGGAGGAGGTAGTAGAAGTAGAAGTAGCCCCTGAGGCGGAGGCCCAGGTAGAAGCAGAGCCAGAGGTAGAgcctgaaccagaaccagaaccagagccaCAGGTGGTGCAGCGGGTGGTTCATGAGGAGGAAG AGGGAGATCAAGATG AAGAGAAGCCAAAGTTCAA ACCCTCTGCTCCGAAGATCCCTGATGGCGAGAAAGTGGACTTCGAT GACATCCAGAAGAAACGTCAAAACAAAGATCTGATTGAGCTGCAGTCGCTGATCGATGCTCACTTTGAGTgcaggaagaaggaggaggaggaactcATCGCTCTCAAAGACAGAATT GAGAAGCGCCGCGCCGAGCGAGCTGAGCAGCAGAGGATTCGTTCTGAGAAGGATAAAGAGCGACAGGCCAGGAGAGAG GCTGAGCGGCAGAGAAAGGAAGAGGCCGACGCCCAGAGGAAGGCCGACGATGACGCCAAGAAGAAGATTGCACTGAGCAACATGGGATCGGGCTACAGCAGCCACCTGCAGAGG ATTGACCAGAAGAGAGGCAAGAAGCAgactgaaagagaaaagaagaagaagattctGACAGAGAGATGCAAACCCTTGAACATCGACAACTTCAGCGAGGACAAGCTGAG GGAAAAGGCAAAAGAGCTGTGGGAGTGGCTGCACAGCCTGGAGGCTATCAAATACGACCACGGTGAGAAGCTCAAGAGACAGCGATATGAG
- the LOC111581020 gene encoding troponin T, fast skeletal muscle isoforms-like isoform X2: MSDVEDLDQVEAQEEVVEVEVAPEAEAQVEAEPEVEPEPEPEPEPQVVQRVVHEEEEAYEEEEEKPKFKPSAPKIPDGEKVDFDDIQKKRQNKDLIELQSLIDAHFECRKKEEEELIALKDRIEKRRAERAEQQRIRSEKDKERQARREAERQRKEEADAQRKADDDAKKKIALSNMGSGYSSHLQRIDQKRGKKQTEREKKKKILTERCKPLNIDNFSEDKLREKAKELWEWLHSLEAIKYDHGEKLKRQRYEVISLRNRIDELQKHSKKGAASRRRK; encoded by the exons ATGTCTGACGTCGAGGACTT GGATCAGGTCGAGG CCCAGGAGGAGGTAGTAGAAGTAGAAGTAGCCCCTGAGGCGGAGGCCCAGGTAGAAGCAGAGCCAGAGGTAGAgcctgaaccagaaccagaaccagagccaCAGGTGGTGCAGCGGGTGGTTCATGAGGAGGAAG AGGCCTATGAAGAGGAAG AAGAGAAGCCAAAGTTCAA ACCCTCTGCTCCGAAGATCCCTGATGGCGAGAAAGTGGACTTCGAT GACATCCAGAAGAAACGTCAAAACAAAGATCTGATTGAGCTGCAGTCGCTGATCGATGCTCACTTTGAGTgcaggaagaaggaggaggaggaactcATCGCTCTCAAAGACAGAATT GAGAAGCGCCGCGCCGAGCGAGCTGAGCAGCAGAGGATTCGTTCTGAGAAGGATAAAGAGCGACAGGCCAGGAGAGAG GCTGAGCGGCAGAGAAAGGAAGAGGCCGACGCCCAGAGGAAGGCCGACGATGACGCCAAGAAGAAGATTGCACTGAGCAACATGGGATCGGGCTACAGCAGCCACCTGCAGAGG ATTGACCAGAAGAGAGGCAAGAAGCAgactgaaagagaaaagaagaagaagattctGACAGAGAGATGCAAACCCTTGAACATCGACAACTTCAGCGAGGACAAGCTGAG GGAAAAGGCAAAAGAGCTGTGGGAGTGGCTGCACAGCCTGGAGGCTATCAAATACGACCACGGTGAGAAGCTCAAGAGACAGCGATATGAG